One genomic window of Trichlorobacter lovleyi includes the following:
- a CDS encoding PilZ-like domain-containing protein → MSDFDQYLEHFPVGLKVNVGIPVPGGDTFHDWAIIHSIDEDLVSLQLSRDTLPAGVKLLVGTILDIRTGNEVSGYSCRAIIVTEGFRREVLLRLIGEIVSSELREFYRIDAFLPIKYFISSEQSEVKLKVAWKEKREARLAAEMERRQQEKKPWERLRKAPHTEELPSEELGDEGNWEDSGEGLEQPDQGEDDSRDHSWDDVIPLAANISGGGVRMLLHHKFEEGTLVPLEIFLPSEPEPQIIDAVCVVAFANENYAASKQFNRTSYNTGLKFKFIEERERDAIVSYISNVQLKRIRQMREHYLFRSGPEAPQPDVTPEQRLKLLLKTILTVGIVIIALIGLTIYFKNYAENRPKNEIELIFEKGFSEYLKKIGRSPSQGQ, encoded by the coding sequence ATGAGCGATTTTGATCAATACCTTGAGCATTTTCCTGTCGGGTTGAAGGTCAACGTCGGCATCCCGGTGCCCGGTGGCGACACGTTTCATGACTGGGCCATCATCCACTCCATTGATGAAGACCTGGTTTCTCTCCAGCTCTCCCGCGACACACTCCCTGCAGGCGTCAAGCTCTTAGTCGGCACCATCCTGGATATCCGGACCGGCAACGAGGTCTCCGGCTACTCATGCCGTGCCATCATCGTTACCGAGGGTTTCAGACGCGAAGTACTGCTGAGGCTGATCGGTGAGATCGTCTCCTCTGAGCTGCGGGAGTTCTACCGGATTGACGCCTTCCTGCCGATCAAATACTTCATCAGCAGTGAACAGAGCGAAGTAAAACTGAAGGTCGCCTGGAAAGAGAAGCGGGAGGCGCGCCTTGCAGCGGAAATGGAGCGCAGACAGCAGGAAAAAAAACCCTGGGAACGCCTTCGGAAAGCCCCTCACACCGAAGAACTCCCCTCAGAAGAACTGGGCGATGAGGGCAACTGGGAGGATAGCGGAGAAGGCCTTGAACAACCTGATCAAGGCGAAGATGACAGCAGGGATCACAGCTGGGATGATGTCATCCCACTGGCTGCAAACATCAGCGGCGGTGGTGTCCGGATGCTGTTACACCACAAATTTGAAGAGGGCACCCTGGTACCGCTTGAGATTTTTCTGCCTAGCGAACCAGAGCCACAGATAATCGATGCCGTTTGTGTTGTTGCCTTTGCCAATGAAAACTATGCTGCCAGCAAGCAGTTCAACCGCACCAGCTACAACACCGGGCTCAAGTTCAAGTTTATTGAAGAACGAGAGCGGGATGCCATTGTCAGCTACATCTCAAATGTCCAACTGAAACGTATCAGACAGATGCGGGAGCACTATCTCTTCCGCAGTGGTCCGGAAGCCCCCCAGCCTGATGTCACCCCGGAGCAACGGCTGAAGCTGTTGCTCAAAACTATCCTCACCGTTGGCATTGTTATCATTGCCCTGATCGGCCTGACGATATACTTCAAAAATTACGCAGAAAACCGGCCCAAAAATGAGATTGAACTGATCTTTGAAAAGGGATTTAGCGAATATCTCAAGAAGATCGGAAGATCCCCTTCCCAAGGTCAATAG
- a CDS encoding c-type cytochrome, translating into MNYPVWFVPTFGGGLLIALVAIVHVFVSHFAVGGGLYLVMAERKAIKEKSQAIMDFVKKHTKFFMLLTMVFGGLTGVAIWFVISLIHPAATSLLIHTFVFGWAAEWVFFLVEIVALFVYFYAFGKMDDRTHQTIGWIYFGAAWMSLFLINGIIDFMLTPGTWISNSNFWSGFFNPTFWPSLFFRSFMSFMLAGCYGFLTATFLKDEAARHRMIRYSGVWALVSLILSVPAGWWYISVLPDKARSLVGGASPTIARATTVGAFSLAALAGLLITLILLNPKARIRSLIVIVMIAAMGYMGAFEWTREAARRPYVINEVMYSNGILKKEVERINQEGFLKNAKWVQHKEITEANRLEAGRELFLHQCFACHSVSGFNNDIVSRTKNMSYGAMRKYLATIHEKRYFMPPFVGNESELKALAAYLTAGLHKKPLADDGGAVGDRGTVLYEENCAACHSAESIKPKMKGWELAKIRAALDKLPALNPAMPDYNAPAPDKDAVAGYLFSLNNPGTDSSVKDQGATLYEENCAACHSLDQIKPKMAGWPKKKIRSALDKLSALNPAMPDYSGTAVEKDFLSDYLAKYTGGAQ; encoded by the coding sequence ATGAATTACCCGGTCTGGTTTGTTCCGACGTTTGGTGGCGGTCTGCTGATCGCGCTGGTGGCTATTGTGCATGTCTTTGTCTCCCATTTTGCGGTGGGGGGCGGGCTCTATCTGGTCATGGCCGAGCGTAAGGCTATCAAGGAAAAGAGTCAGGCAATCATGGACTTTGTCAAAAAGCATACAAAGTTTTTTATGTTGCTGACCATGGTCTTTGGCGGTCTGACCGGTGTTGCCATCTGGTTTGTGATCTCTTTGATCCACCCCGCTGCCACCTCGCTGCTGATCCATACCTTTGTGTTTGGCTGGGCAGCAGAATGGGTCTTTTTTCTGGTGGAGATCGTGGCCCTGTTTGTCTACTTCTATGCCTTTGGCAAGATGGACGACCGGACGCATCAGACCATCGGCTGGATCTATTTCGGCGCTGCCTGGATGAGTCTGTTCCTGATTAACGGTATCATCGACTTCATGCTGACCCCCGGAACCTGGATCAGCAACAGTAATTTCTGGTCCGGCTTTTTTAACCCCACCTTTTGGCCTTCACTGTTTTTCCGCAGCTTTATGAGCTTTATGCTGGCCGGCTGCTATGGCTTTCTGACCGCCACCTTCCTGAAGGATGAAGCGGCCAGACACCGGATGATCCGCTATTCAGGTGTCTGGGCGCTGGTGTCGCTGATCCTGTCGGTACCGGCTGGCTGGTGGTATATCTCGGTGCTGCCCGACAAGGCGCGCAGCCTTGTCGGTGGTGCTTCACCCACCATTGCCCGTGCAACTACTGTGGGTGCCTTTTCCCTGGCTGCCCTGGCGGGGCTTCTAATTACACTGATTCTTTTGAATCCCAAGGCTCGTATCCGTAGTTTGATTGTGATTGTGATGATTGCAGCCATGGGATACATGGGGGCTTTTGAGTGGACACGGGAGGCAGCCCGGCGCCCTTATGTCATCAATGAGGTGATGTACTCCAATGGTATCCTTAAAAAAGAGGTGGAGCGGATCAATCAGGAAGGCTTTTTAAAAAATGCCAAATGGGTACAGCACAAGGAAATTACCGAAGCCAATCGGCTTGAGGCAGGTCGTGAGCTGTTTCTGCACCAGTGTTTTGCCTGTCACAGTGTGAGTGGTTTTAACAATGATATTGTCAGCCGCACTAAAAACATGAGCTATGGTGCTATGCGTAAGTATCTGGCTACCATTCATGAGAAGCGCTACTTCATGCCACCTTTTGTGGGAAATGAGAGCGAGTTGAAGGCGCTGGCTGCCTACTTGACTGCAGGGCTGCATAAAAAACCATTGGCGGATGATGGTGGCGCTGTTGGTGATCGCGGCACTGTTCTGTACGAAGAGAACTGTGCTGCCTGCCATAGTGCCGAAAGTATCAAACCTAAGATGAAGGGTTGGGAACTGGCAAAGATACGTGCAGCACTGGATAAACTGCCGGCCCTTAACCCCGCCATGCCGGATTATAATGCACCTGCTCCTGACAAAGATGCAGTGGCCGGCTATCTGTTCAGTCTGAATAACCCAGGCACCGATTCTTCTGTCAAGGATCAGGGGGCCACCTTGTACGAGGAAAATTGTGCAGCCTGCCACAGTCTTGATCAGATCAAGCCAAAGATGGCCGGTTGGCCAAAGAAGAAGATTCGTTCTGCCCTTGATAAGCTGTCGGCGCTCAATCCAGCCATGCCGGATTATTCGGGAACCGCTGTTGAAAAAGATTTTCTGTCTGACTATCTGGCTAAATACACAGGAGGTGCCCAATGA
- the hisS gene encoding histidine--tRNA ligase has product MSITGIKGFNDLLPAESGLWQFIEQTARQVFARYGFNEIRVPIVEKTELFCRSIGDSTDIVEKEMYTFMDKGGSSLTLRPEGTASVMRALIEHKLYALDSINKLYYMGPMFRHERPQKGRYRQFHQIGAEVTGAADPLIDAQVLLMVSRLFHELGLTEPRLQINSLGCPACRPAYRQALVAFLAERQEALCEDCRRRQGTNPLRALDCKVPGCIEATQGAPAMVEHLCNECDQHFSMVQNYLTAAEVPFSLNPRMVRGLDYYTRTTFELVTGLLGAQSAVAAGGRYDGLVEQLGGPAVPGIGFALGVERVALLLGDRSFEKTPDLFIAVMGDAARTAGFRLMAALQDQGFWVETDCEGKSLKSQMRRADKLKSRYSIVLGDTELVAGSGTLKRMADGNQLAVDLEATSIAAAITGGGQT; this is encoded by the coding sequence ATGAGCATAACCGGTATCAAGGGGTTTAATGATCTTTTGCCTGCAGAATCAGGGCTTTGGCAGTTTATTGAACAGACGGCACGGCAGGTCTTTGCACGCTACGGTTTTAACGAGATCCGTGTGCCGATTGTTGAGAAAACCGAGCTGTTTTGCCGTTCCATTGGTGATAGCACCGATATTGTCGAAAAAGAGATGTATACCTTTATGGACAAGGGGGGCAGCAGTCTGACCCTGCGGCCTGAAGGAACCGCCAGCGTGATGCGGGCATTGATCGAGCATAAACTGTATGCCCTGGATAGTATCAACAAACTCTACTATATGGGCCCCATGTTTCGCCACGAGCGTCCCCAGAAAGGCCGTTACCGTCAGTTCCATCAGATCGGTGCCGAGGTGACCGGTGCTGCGGACCCGCTGATTGATGCCCAGGTGCTGTTGATGGTCAGCCGTCTGTTTCATGAGCTCGGCTTGACCGAGCCGCGGCTGCAGATCAATTCATTGGGATGCCCTGCCTGCCGTCCGGCCTATCGGCAAGCCCTGGTGGCCTTCCTGGCAGAACGCCAGGAAGCGCTCTGTGAGGACTGTCGTCGCCGCCAGGGGACCAACCCCTTGCGGGCTCTGGATTGCAAGGTTCCGGGATGTATCGAGGCCACGCAAGGTGCCCCTGCCATGGTCGAACATCTCTGCAATGAGTGTGATCAGCATTTCAGCATGGTTCAAAATTATCTGACAGCTGCAGAGGTGCCGTTCAGTCTCAATCCCCGTATGGTCAGGGGACTTGATTACTACACCCGTACCACCTTTGAACTGGTAACCGGCCTGCTGGGTGCTCAGTCAGCGGTGGCAGCCGGCGGGCGGTATGACGGCCTGGTGGAACAGCTTGGCGGGCCTGCGGTACCTGGTATCGGTTTTGCCCTTGGGGTGGAGCGGGTGGCATTATTGCTTGGCGACCGCAGTTTTGAAAAAACGCCGGATCTCTTTATTGCCGTCATGGGAGATGCCGCCCGGACAGCAGGTTTTCGTCTGATGGCAGCCCTGCAGGACCAAGGATTCTGGGTGGAGACCGATTGCGAGGGAAAAAGCCTGAAAAGCCAGATGCGGCGGGCTGACAAGCTCAAATCCCGTTACAGCATTGTGCTGGGAGATACCGAACTGGTTGCCGGTAGTGGAACATTAAAGCGGATGGCGGACGGTAATCAGCTTGCAGTAGATCTTGAAGCAACATCTATCGCGGCAGCTATCACAGGAGGTGGGCAGACATGA
- a CDS encoding HDOD domain-containing protein, whose amino-acid sequence MSMSLTPLSTAQAIMKTFKVLPTVPAAASRAIQLLNESEVDMGEVADILLADQVMAARVIRIVNSPLYKLLQEIDSVRQALIYLGPQRVFEIILTSCFLELTDSQSRTPLKMQYCWEHAFGVGLVAKKLASFSDDIPQDQAYIAGILHDIGEVILSQQRRDEFTRVLVLARERELDLYQAEMEVFGTSHAEVGALLAEQWRFPEVYIDVIRNHHGPQGDSMSALTRLVHIADQICLNVGFCCKYENAEQREGQVYGVDMLELERQLSGLGVRRLSDFRASLAELVQQVKQTVESIYG is encoded by the coding sequence ATGTCCATGAGTTTGACCCCGCTGAGCACTGCCCAAGCTATCATGAAGACCTTCAAAGTCCTTCCCACAGTACCGGCTGCGGCCTCACGTGCCATACAGCTGTTGAATGAATCTGAAGTTGATATGGGTGAGGTGGCTGATATCCTGCTGGCGGACCAGGTTATGGCCGCCCGGGTGATCAGGATTGTCAATTCACCGCTCTACAAGCTGCTGCAGGAGATTGACTCTGTGCGTCAGGCCCTGATCTATCTGGGACCGCAGCGGGTGTTTGAAATCATTCTGACCTCATGCTTTCTCGAGCTTACGGACTCACAGAGCCGGACTCCGTTAAAGATGCAGTACTGCTGGGAACATGCCTTTGGTGTTGGCCTGGTAGCCAAAAAACTTGCCTCTTTCAGTGATGATATTCCACAGGATCAGGCCTATATTGCCGGTATTTTACATGATATCGGGGAGGTCATACTCAGCCAGCAACGTCGTGACGAATTCACCCGTGTGCTGGTTCTGGCACGTGAGCGGGAGTTGGATCTCTATCAGGCTGAGATGGAGGTCTTTGGCACCAGCCATGCTGAAGTAGGGGCCCTGTTGGCTGAGCAATGGCGCTTTCCTGAGGTCTATATTGATGTCATCAGGAACCACCATGGGCCGCAGGGTGACAGCATGTCCGCCTTGACCCGCCTTGTCCATATTGCGGATCAGATCTGTCTGAACGTCGGATTCTGTTGTAAATATGAAAATGCTGAACAGCGTGAAGGCCAGGTCTATGGTGTTGATATGCTGGAGCTGGAACGGCAGTTGAGCGGCCTGGGGGTCAGGCGGCTGTCGGACTTCCGTGCGTCGTTGGCGGAGCTGGTGCAGCAGGTCAAGCAGACCGTTGAGTCGATCTATGGCTGA
- a CDS encoding tetrathionate reductase family octaheme c-type cytochrome, with protein sequence MKGVRTVVAAASAALLLVASMAFAGVDHSDFVKGPFTKGQDVTKQCLECHDKQATDFMKTTHWNWKGTPNHVKGMEKSTKEYGKFNMINSFCTTVFNGKDAKPMESCGKCHAGYGWTRSKFDHNDKTRVDCLVCHAQKGNYERAAVGCDIDMKAIQKGSMDLDKAAKSVGKPTLQNCGYCHFYGGGGDAVKSPGLDSTLLAADKNADVHMAKKEKGGAGLLCQDCHKTKDHKIAGASSMMAHYDARVNCADCHTGAKAPHQKSKNKVILDKHTASVACQTCHIPTISRGQATKVGWWWSDTGKHIEPKEEFDKETFQKKKGTFKWNMNYVPTYAWYNGSMERYMVGDKIKDPSKPVVMIKPVGDIKDKTAKIYPYKFYEGSQPMDAKFKYLNTFQQYESLWKHYDWEKALKDGGQDLGLPYSGKFQFVKTVAWLAAPHEVAPKEQALQCGECHMGAKRMDWAALGYKGDPMQVGGRSVEKAAKKKKK encoded by the coding sequence ATGAAAGGTGTACGGACGGTTGTGGCTGCAGCATCAGCCGCACTGCTTCTGGTTGCATCCATGGCGTTTGCCGGGGTTGATCACTCGGACTTCGTCAAAGGACCTTTTACAAAAGGTCAGGACGTGACTAAACAGTGTCTTGAGTGTCACGACAAGCAGGCGACAGACTTCATGAAGACCACTCACTGGAATTGGAAGGGTACTCCTAACCATGTCAAGGGGATGGAGAAGAGCACCAAGGAGTATGGTAAGTTTAATATGATCAACTCCTTCTGCACCACGGTATTTAACGGTAAGGATGCCAAACCGATGGAATCCTGCGGCAAGTGCCATGCCGGTTATGGTTGGACCCGTAGCAAGTTTGATCATAATGATAAAACCCGTGTAGACTGTCTTGTCTGCCATGCCCAAAAGGGCAATTATGAGCGTGCTGCTGTTGGCTGCGATATTGATATGAAGGCCATTCAAAAAGGCTCCATGGACCTGGATAAGGCAGCAAAATCAGTTGGTAAGCCGACTCTGCAGAACTGCGGTTACTGCCACTTCTACGGTGGTGGTGGTGATGCCGTTAAGTCACCGGGGCTTGATTCAACCTTGCTGGCTGCCGACAAGAATGCAGATGTTCACATGGCCAAGAAGGAAAAAGGCGGTGCCGGTCTACTCTGCCAGGATTGCCATAAGACCAAGGATCACAAGATCGCTGGCGCTTCCAGCATGATGGCTCACTACGATGCCCGTGTAAACTGCGCTGATTGTCATACTGGTGCTAAAGCCCCCCACCAGAAGTCAAAGAACAAGGTTATCCTTGACAAGCATACCGCTTCTGTAGCTTGCCAGACCTGCCATATTCCTACTATTTCCCGCGGTCAGGCTACCAAAGTTGGCTGGTGGTGGTCTGATACCGGCAAGCATATTGAACCTAAGGAAGAATTTGATAAAGAAACCTTCCAGAAGAAAAAAGGCACTTTCAAGTGGAACATGAACTATGTTCCTACTTATGCTTGGTATAACGGCTCTATGGAACGCTATATGGTTGGTGATAAGATCAAGGATCCTTCCAAGCCGGTGGTTATGATCAAGCCGGTTGGCGACATCAAGGACAAGACTGCCAAGATTTATCCTTACAAGTTCTACGAAGGTAGCCAGCCGATGGATGCCAAGTTCAAGTACCTGAATACCTTCCAGCAGTATGAGTCTCTCTGGAAGCACTATGATTGGGAAAAAGCGCTGAAAGATGGCGGTCAGGATCTTGGCCTGCCCTACAGTGGCAAGTTCCAGTTTGTTAAGACAGTTGCCTGGTTGGCAGCTCCTCATGAGGTTGCTCCGAAAGAGCAGGCACTGCAGTGCGGTGAGTGCCACATGGGTGCCAAGCGGATGGACTGGGCTGCTTTGGGCTACAAAGGCGACCCAATGCAGGTTGGCGGCCGTTCGGTAGAAAAGGCTGCAAAGAAGAAAAAGAAGTAA
- a CDS encoding DUF1858 domain-containing protein gives MITKDMIIGDIIRQHPATVQVFARHGLECYECQIADLETLEHGAGHHKLDIEALLEELNRTVITPA, from the coding sequence ATGATCACCAAAGATATGATTATCGGCGATATCATCAGGCAACACCCTGCCACGGTTCAGGTCTTTGCCCGCCACGGGCTGGAATGCTATGAATGCCAGATAGCCGACCTGGAAACACTTGAACATGGGGCCGGGCACCACAAGCTTGATATCGAGGCCCTACTGGAAGAACTAAACCGTACCGTCATCACTCCTGCCTGA
- the coaD gene encoding pantetheine-phosphate adenylyltransferase: protein MPHSRIAIYPGSFDPITYGHLDIIQRGLKIFKHVIVAVARNSQKNALFNIDERVDLIKTVLKDEPRVSVDTFTGLLIDYVASKEAHVVIRGLRAISDFEYEFQIAQMNSTIGRDIETLFMMTSVQYGYLSSSIVREVCSLGGPVDSFVPPEVKTAMQQKYGLNR, encoded by the coding sequence ATGCCCCATAGCCGCATTGCCATCTACCCCGGCTCTTTTGACCCGATTACCTATGGTCATCTTGACATCATCCAGCGCGGACTGAAGATCTTCAAACATGTGATCGTGGCTGTTGCGCGCAACTCCCAGAAAAATGCCCTGTTCAACATCGATGAGCGGGTTGACCTGATTAAAACCGTCCTGAAGGACGAACCACGGGTCTCCGTTGACACCTTTACCGGCCTTCTGATAGATTATGTAGCTTCAAAAGAAGCCCATGTCGTCATCCGGGGGTTGCGGGCCATTTCCGATTTTGAGTATGAATTCCAGATTGCCCAGATGAACAGCACCATTGGCCGCGATATTGAGACCCTGTTTATGATGACCTCGGTTCAGTACGGCTATCTCTCGTCATCAATAGTCAGAGAGGTCTGCTCACTGGGGGGCCCGGTTGACAGCTTTGTACCACCGGAAGTAAAAACTGCCATGCAGCAGAAATACGGTTTAAACCGATAA
- a CDS encoding diguanylate cyclase, giving the protein MPTTHLMDEILIVEDDRFFRELYADLLRQAGYSVTTACSGEEAIDQLDCSRFGLVVTDLTMPGISGLELLVKIKSQDPSIDVILVTANADLESALFSLKHGARDYLLKPINSDELLHAVRLCMEQRRLLDENVELRNMLGLLQTSQTLSSCLDLEGVCHLAVDALAREAGVSRGIGMVQLEGEFVIKELKGLDAATGSLLDKLLASSYRKRVSRKGQPIRILLPTGHAELDQADLREAILFPLTIRSSCPGMVILLNDPHQVVPAIKNERNINFLEEHAARALDNALRFTSTRDLLYIDELSGLFNYRYLKVALEREIKRADRYSTQLSVVFLDLDNFKGVNDTYGHLVGSNLLKELGALLKKSVREVDVVIRYGGDEYTIILVETGAETAHYVGERIRRMIEKHSFLSQEGYQIQLTASLGLACYPEDTTGLEELLSMADKAMYAGKASGKNCVYRIISPLAGGGVL; this is encoded by the coding sequence ATGCCGACAACCCATTTGATGGATGAAATACTGATCGTCGAAGATGATCGTTTTTTCAGGGAACTCTATGCCGACCTGTTGCGGCAGGCTGGCTACAGTGTCACAACGGCCTGTTCCGGCGAAGAGGCGATTGATCAGCTGGATTGTTCCCGCTTCGGCCTGGTGGTAACGGATTTGACCATGCCGGGTATTTCCGGTTTGGAACTGCTGGTCAAGATAAAGTCTCAAGACCCCTCGATTGATGTTATCCTGGTAACTGCCAATGCTGATCTGGAGTCGGCGCTCTTTTCCCTCAAACATGGTGCCCGTGATTATTTGCTAAAACCGATCAACTCCGACGAGCTTCTGCATGCCGTACGACTTTGTATGGAACAACGTCGTCTGCTGGATGAGAATGTCGAGTTGCGTAACATGCTGGGCCTCCTGCAGACCAGCCAGACCTTGTCCAGTTGTCTGGATCTGGAGGGGGTCTGTCACCTCGCGGTTGATGCCTTGGCACGTGAGGCCGGTGTGAGCCGCGGCATTGGCATGGTGCAACTGGAAGGCGAGTTTGTTATCAAAGAGCTCAAGGGGCTTGATGCTGCAACCGGCTCATTGCTGGACAAGCTGCTGGCCTCCTCCTATCGCAAACGGGTTTCCCGCAAAGGGCAGCCGATCCGGATTCTGCTGCCAACAGGGCACGCAGAACTTGACCAGGCCGATCTTCGGGAGGCAATACTCTTTCCGCTCACCATCAGAAGCAGCTGCCCCGGCATGGTGATTCTCCTGAATGACCCTCATCAGGTTGTGCCAGCCATCAAGAATGAGCGCAATATCAACTTTCTTGAAGAACATGCTGCCCGTGCCCTGGACAATGCCCTGCGTTTTACCTCCACCAGGGACCTGCTGTATATCGATGAGTTGTCCGGCCTGTTCAACTACCGCTACCTGAAGGTTGCCCTGGAACGTGAAATCAAACGGGCCGATCGTTATTCCACCCAGTTGTCGGTAGTGTTTCTTGATCTGGACAATTTCAAAGGGGTCAACGATACCTATGGCCATCTGGTGGGCAGTAACCTGCTCAAGGAGTTGGGGGCACTCCTGAAAAAGTCGGTCCGTGAGGTTGATGTGGTGATCCGTTACGGCGGCGATGAGTATACTATCATACTTGTGGAGACCGGGGCTGAAACGGCTCATTACGTCGGTGAGCGTATCCGGCGGATGATTGAAAAACACAGCTTTCTCTCCCAAGAAGGCTACCAGATTCAATTGACCGCCAGTCTGGGACTGGCCTGTTACCCGGAAGACACCACGGGACTTGAGGAACTGCTTTCAATGGCTGACAAGGCTATGTACGCCGGCAAGGCCTCGGGAAAGAACTGTGTTTACCGTATTATCAGTCCGCTGGCTGGCGGCGGAGTACTCTAA
- the rsmD gene encoding 16S rRNA (guanine(966)-N(2))-methyltransferase RsmD yields MRVIAGKARGMRLKAPRGTTTRPTSDRVKEALFSLLDSAGRLDGMRVLDLFAGSGSLGIEALSRGAEQVTFIEKDRHALESLRLNLGHTGFSDRAEVLPFDCLQALERLVRQKVCFDLILLDPPYQAGLHQKVIELVGSALLAAGGLVVAEASARTPLPERIGPCNRSDRRIYGDTALELYTMEQRHAP; encoded by the coding sequence GTGCGGGTTATTGCCGGAAAAGCCAGGGGGATGAGGCTGAAAGCCCCCCGCGGAACCACGACGCGTCCCACCAGTGACCGTGTCAAAGAGGCACTTTTCAGTCTGCTGGACAGTGCTGGCCGTCTGGATGGCATGCGGGTACTCGATCTGTTTGCCGGAAGCGGTTCCCTTGGCATCGAGGCGCTTTCAAGAGGCGCAGAACAGGTCACTTTTATCGAAAAAGACCGGCATGCCCTTGAGTCATTACGTCTGAATCTGGGACATACCGGTTTCAGCGATCGTGCCGAGGTGCTACCTTTTGACTGTCTGCAGGCCCTTGAACGCCTTGTGCGGCAAAAGGTCTGTTTTGACCTGATACTGCTGGACCCCCCCTACCAGGCGGGATTGCATCAAAAGGTGATTGAGCTGGTGGGGTCGGCACTGCTTGCTGCAGGCGGTCTGGTGGTTGCAGAAGCGTCAGCACGCACGCCGCTACCTGAACGGATCGGCCCCTGTAACCGCTCGGACCGACGGATCTACGGCGATACCGCCCTTGAACTCTACACCATGGAGCAACGCCATGCCCCATAG
- a CDS encoding pyridoxal phosphate-dependent aminotransferase: MKLADRVNKIQPSPTLAIDAKAKALKAQGVDVVGFGAGEPDFDTPENIREAGKKAIDAGFTRYMPVGGADDLKDAIIAKMKRDHNLEYTRDEISVACGAKHTLYNISQALIQEGDEVIIPGPYWVSYPDQIVLAGGTPVFIMTDESTGFKITPEQLDKAITPKTRYLILNSPCNPTGSTYSKEELAALGEVLLKHEHVLVVADDIYERLIYDGLSFYNIAQVVPALKSRTIVVNGVSKTYAMTGWRIGYACGPKELMGAMTKMQSQSTSNATSIAQKAAVEALNGPQEPVAAMCVEFEKRRTYIVERLNAMPGVSCFKSNGAFYVFPNFSGVYGKTTPGGKKIETSSDFAAYLLEEAKVALVPGVAFGDDRYARLSYAISMENIKKGMDRIEEAIKNLN; encoded by the coding sequence ATGAAACTCGCAGATCGCGTTAACAAAATCCAGCCATCCCCTACCCTTGCCATCGATGCCAAGGCCAAGGCCCTTAAAGCCCAAGGGGTTGACGTAGTTGGTTTCGGGGCCGGTGAGCCCGACTTTGACACCCCTGAAAATATCCGCGAAGCCGGCAAGAAGGCTATTGACGCCGGTTTTACCCGCTACATGCCGGTTGGCGGCGCCGATGACCTGAAAGACGCCATCATCGCCAAGATGAAGCGGGATCATAATCTGGAATATACCCGTGACGAGATCTCCGTAGCCTGCGGTGCCAAGCACACCCTGTACAATATCTCCCAGGCCCTGATCCAGGAGGGTGATGAAGTTATCATCCCCGGTCCGTACTGGGTTTCCTACCCTGACCAGATCGTACTGGCCGGCGGCACACCGGTTTTCATCATGACTGACGAGTCTACCGGATTCAAGATCACCCCTGAGCAGCTTGACAAGGCGATCACCCCCAAGACCCGCTACCTGATCCTGAACTCACCCTGCAACCCGACCGGTTCCACCTACAGCAAAGAAGAACTGGCTGCGCTGGGTGAGGTACTGCTGAAGCATGAGCATGTGCTGGTTGTTGCCGATGATATCTATGAGCGCCTGATCTATGACGGCCTGAGCTTCTACAATATTGCCCAGGTGGTACCGGCCCTGAAATCACGGACCATTGTGGTCAACGGAGTTTCCAAGACCTACGCCATGACCGGCTGGCGGATCGGCTACGCCTGTGGCCCCAAAGAGCTGATGGGCGCCATGACCAAGATGCAGTCCCAGTCAACCAGTAACGCCACATCAATTGCCCAGAAGGCCGCGGTTGAGGCATTGAACGGTCCTCAGGAGCCGGTTGCCGCCATGTGCGTCGAGTTCGAGAAGCGCCGTACCTACATTGTGGAGCGGCTGAACGCCATGCCAGGTGTTTCCTGCTTCAAGTCAAACGGCGCCTTCTACGTCTTCCCCAACTTTTCAGGGGTATACGGCAAGACAACGCCGGGCGGCAAAAAGATCGAGACCTCTTCCGACTTTGCCGCTTACCTGCTGGAAGAAGCAAAAGTGGCCCTGGTTCCCGGTGTCGCCTTTGGTGATGACCGCTACGCCCGCCTTTCCTACGCCATCAGCATGGAAAACATCAAAAAGGGAATGGATCGCATTGAAGAAGCGATCAAGAACCTGAACTAG